The following coding sequences lie in one Arachis ipaensis cultivar K30076 chromosome B05, Araip1.1, whole genome shotgun sequence genomic window:
- the LOC107642627 gene encoding phosphoacetylglucosamine mutase, with protein sequence MNEQQQSLILESSSRFLPPQGVKLSYGTAGFRADASLLQSTVYRVGILAALRSLKTQSVIGVMITASHNKVSDNGVKIADPNGGMLSQHWEPFADALANAPSPQELIRLINEFVKKEGIQFDGVKHAEILLGRDTRPSGEALLEAAKEGVASIVRAVAMDLGILTTPQLHWMVRARNKGMKASEQDYVEQLSSSFRCLMDLIPSERSKFDGTNDKLVVDGANGVGGLKLKVLEKLLNGLIIEVRNSSEDGGVLNEGVGADYVQKEKVAPHGFGSSDAGIRCASLDGDADRLVYFTVHPESSGAIDLVDGDKILSLFALFIQEQLSILNEKEGTKNNHQARLGIVQTAYANGASTNYLKQLGLEINLTPTGVKYLHEKAAEFDIGIYFEANGHGTVLFSESFVGWLEATTNELSAKSKGSDAEKAALRLLATSRLINQAVGDALSGVLLVEVILQHMGWSIHRWNELYHDLPSRQLKVKVADRTTVITTNAETVVVSPPGLQEAINNETGKYSQGRCFVRPSGTEDVVRVYAEASSQEAADSLANSVAKLVDQFLG encoded by the exons ATGAACGAACAACAACAGTCTCTGATTCTCGAATCTTCCTCTCGCTTCTTGCCACCACAAGGAGTGAAGCTGTCGTACGGCACAGCTGGGTTCAGGGCCGATGCATCGCTGCTCCAATCGACGGTTTACAGGGTCGGAATTTTGGCGGCTCTCAGATCGCTGAAGACGCAGTCGGTGATCGGCGTCATGATCACTGCTTCCCACAACAAAGTCTCCGACAACGGCGTCAAAATCGCTGACCCCAACGGAGGAATGCTTTCTCAGCATTGGGAACCCTTCGCTGATGCCCTCGCCAATGCTCCTTCTCCACAAGAACTGATCCGG TTGATAAATGAATTTGTCAAGAAAGAGGGTATTCAGTTTGATGGAGTTAAGCATGCTGAAATACTTTTGGGGAGAGACACCAGACCTAGCGGAGAAGCTTTGCTTGAAGCTGCTAAAGAA GGTGTCGCGTCGATTGTTAGAGCGGTTGCAATGGACTTGGGGATTTTGACAACTCCTCAGTTACATTGGATGGTTCGGGCTAGGAATAAGGGCATGAAGGCCTCAGAGCAGGATTACGTTGAACAGCTTTCGAGCTCATTCAG GTGCTTAATGGATTTGATTCCAAGTGAAAGGAGCAAGTTCGATGGGACGAATGACAAATTGGTTGTGGATGGAGCTAATGGTGTAGGTGGACTGAAACTAAAAGTTCTAGAGAAATTGTTGAATGGTTTGATTATTGAGGTTCGGAATAGCAGTGAAGATGGAGGCGTACTGAATGAAGGAGTTGGCGCTGATTATGTGCAGAAAGAGAAGGTTGCTCCACATGGCTTTGGTTCCAGTGATGCTGGGATAAG GTGTGCTAGCTTGGATGGAGATGCTGATAGACTTGTTTATTTTACTGTACATCCAGAAAGCAGTGGAGCAATTGATCTTGTTGATGGGGATAAGATACTTTCTCTGTTTGCCTTGTTTATTCAAGAGCAACTAAGCATTCTTAATGAGAAAGAAGGCACAAAGAACAACCACCAAGCTCGTCTTGGTATAGTGCAGACCGCTTATGCAAATGGAGCATCTACTAATTACCTTAAACAGTTGGGACTTGAAATCAATTTGACTCCAACTGGAGTAAAATACTTGCATGAAAAAGCTGCTGAATTTGATATTGGCATATATTTTGAGGCAAATGGCCATGGAACTGTCCTATTTTCTGAATCTTTCGTAGGGTGGTTAGAGGCCACTACAAATGAGCTCTCTGCAAAATCTAAAG GTTCAGATGCAGAAAAGGCGGCTTTGAGATTATTGGCTACCAGTAGGTTGATCAACCAAGCAGTTGGAGATGCCTTGAGTGGAGTGCTCTTGGTGGAAGTCATATTGCAGCACATGGGATGGTCCATACACAGATGGAATGAACTTTATCATGATTTGCCCAGCAGGCAGCTTAAG GTCAAAGTTGCTGATAGGACTACAGTGATTACAACAAACGCAGAAACTGTAGTTGTGAGTCCCCCTGGTCTACAAGAAGCAATCAACAACGAAACCG GAAAGTATTCTCAAGGTCGATGCTTTGTGCGACCATCTGGCACGGAGGATGTTGTTCGTGTATATGCCGAGGCATCTTCACAAGAAGCAGCAGATAGCCTAGCCAACTCCGTGGCTAAACTTGTGGACCAATTCTTGGGTTGA
- the LOC107641650 gene encoding uncharacterized protein LOC107641650, protein MGLLSWWKGKKSEPEPPNSNSSSSVQLKANGAAKPTEVPGMNGAVEVPRPPDATVSIFEFGSVAATNDRVTLAGYCPVSEELEPCRWEFLPAVESNAPQFRVVF, encoded by the coding sequence ATGGGTTTGTTATCATGGTGGAAGGGCAAAAAGTCAGAACCCGAACCACCAAactccaactcttcttcttcGGTTCAGCTGAAAGCCAATGGTGCAGCTAAACCCACCGAGGTTCCCGGCATGAACGGCGCCGTCGAGGTCCCTCGCCCTCCAGACGCCACCGTTTCGATTTTCGAGTTCGGTTCGGTGGCCGCCACCAACGACAGGGTCACCCTCGCTGGCTACTGCCCCGTCTCCGAAGAGCTCGAGCCCTGCCGATGGGAGTTCCTCCCCGCCGTTGAATCCAACGCGCCGCAGTTTCGCGTTGTCTTCTGA